The window GGTAGGCAAATCACCAGGtctagtagtagtagtagtggtGCAGAAAGTGACAGCAGAAACCGAAGATCTTTCTTACCATCCCGATCAGGACGAGGATGCAAAAATGCAATTCTTCCACTTGAGTCTGatttgtaaatattgtaaGGATTGATTCATTTTATTCAGATTTACTCTGTTTGCTTTTGATTTTAGAAGTGGGTGAAAAAGTTTACAGGTGAACGAGGTATTACACTCAAAACAGATGTTTACTTATAAGTTCTTGTTATGAAACTTCACTCATCATggaaaagagatgaaaaaatgGAGCTTGTTGAAACTTTGGCATGCTACGGCAAATCATTGCTTAAACCACTAACCATTGCTTTgcctctctttcttttctaagtCCTCATCAATGAGAATCATTGCTTGTCTCCTTTCTTTTGGATCTTGGTTACGAATGGCACACAGTCAAATTTGGACCCAAACACTTAGTCAACTAGAAAATCAACACAAGTTCATTTAGcatgtttttttcatttatgtacTTTTATGTACTTTCTagtagaaatttttttcatgtCACCTAACATAAAATTGCTTTTCCAAGCTAATCacacttaattttgaaatttcaatgaaGGAGTCAAGTGCACTTTATTGGTATAAATGGTAGTTATCCATTCTTGTAAGTTTGTTAACCAACTTTCATATTCTGGAGACCACCCTCATCCAGATGTGATCTTGATTCACTCACGTACTTCTCCTAAACTTAGGGGTTGCATGatttattatgtattattatatttaagtaTGATATGTTGCATGCTCAATTATTTGGACACGATTAAATGTTCGCTCAATTATTTGGACACGATTAAGGGTCTGTTTGGCAATGTTTCTGATCCTTGTTTCCtgtttctgttttcattttttaagaaaatgatgtGTTTGGTAACGTTCTCCgtttcttgttctaaaaaaacagTAGAAACGTTTCTCATTTTATAAGgaattattggaaaaaaaagtagtttctCCCGTTCCcgtttttcaattatttctattggtttcttttcatttttcttaattatttctattggtttcttttttctttttcccaattctttttattagtttccttttcctttttctgaATTCTTGTTAAtggtttccttttcatttttttcaattctttttctattttctctggtgaattactttttcttcctcttattttCATCAATTCTCCACGTAGTTTccctttttattcctcttTATCTCCGTCGCATTTCCCAAATAACAATCATCTTACTCTTTCTCTCATTTGTTTCCTTCCTCTTCGCCTCACGACATCTTCCTCTTTGCTGAATTTGGGTTTTTCACTTCCTCTTTGCGTGAATTATGCTTTCGCGATGGGTTTCACAGAATTTATGgtttttactaaatttgtgttttagccgtgatattttgtttcctCTTTGCCATAGGTTTTGCTCCTCCTCTTCGTTGTGGGTTTTCATCTTCCTTTCGTCGGCTTTATGGGTTTTTACTAGAGTGTTTTAGCCTTGAGTTTTTGTTTCCTCTTTGCCATGGGTTTTGCTCCTCCTCTTCGTTGTGAGTTTTCATCTTCCTTTCCTTGGCATTGTCCTTCATATCCCAATTTTCATCTTGTTCACTTAAGGGACGAACTGCGACAAACTCAAGGGAGAGAGGGAGTAGTGTTATGGGGGAGTTGAGGATGAATTGAGAAGGAAAAATGGGGAGTGTGAGATGAGTTAATAAGGAAAGattgataagaaaaaatggagaaaatgagACGGGTTTAGGAGGTGTACggcagaaaacaaaaaaaaaccctaaattggTATTGATTTAACACTTGCTCCACCAAACGAGGGCTACACAACCCAAACCCTCCCCTTTATAAACCTTAAAACTTGAATTAAGAAGCTAGGCAGTAAAAAGGGTTTAAATTAGCTTTAGCAAGTTAATATAATTGCTTGTTGGAAACTCCACTAATTAGAGTACTGGCATGCCATAAATAAGATTTGTGTAGCATGAATTTCATGATTGgaatcaacaaaaacaacataattaatcaaaatgaaaaaagaatccAAAACATATTGCTTTGAGTTAAAGGGAAGGAAGTCAAAATCAAGTATAGACCccacttatttattattaaaaaaaaaaaaaaaatcaagattgCTTCTTCGTATACAGAATTCACACTTACATAGCTAGCataaatgagatttattttcttaaaagaagaaaaacggTGCTTCCATCTCTAAACAGAAGCCTAGGATATGATGGAAGAATGAATTGGATGTCATTAATAACTTGAATATGCCATTACTTACACCTTCCCATGGTTTCCAATAGGCTTCAAACCAAACAGAAGCCTATGaagaatatttttgtttgatgaatttatgtacagaaaaagaatttaaggATCTTGCTATAAATTTGACAGAAAAACATCAAAGAACCCAGAAAATCAACATCCATCCCTAGTTGTAAAGTGATAGCTTCCACATAAAAGTACAAGCAATTACTCAAAGCTTGTAGGTTCGGGTTTAGGAGTTTCTGGAGTTCTGCTGTACACATCTCCAAAATGAAGATCCAACTCTCCTGTCTCTATGTCTTCTAGGTAAGTGGGTCGAGATAACTTTCCGAAATCGCTCCATTCCATGTGTTGTTGCTCTTCTGAGCTTCGTTCTGAGACATTATCGTACTGACTCTTCATGGTAGTAGTGTACCTGTTGAAATTAGGAGGATCCATGAAACTAGTTTGGGGTAGTTCACGAGATACAATATTTCGATCCCACCACCGAGTTTTGGTACCACCAGAATTCGCACTGGTAGATTCTTGATGATGAAATATGCTTTCGCCAATGATAGGAGATGCTGTGGAAGCCCCAAGATGAGTAGCTGATGTGGAAGCCCCAAGATGAGTAGCTGATGTGGAAGCCCCAAGATGAGTCTGTGATCGATCCACGAGATGATCTTCCTTCCAGAAGTCTtcatatctttcttttctttgagcAATGTAGGGTGGAATCCAGTAAACACTGGAGTTCAGCTCCATTAGTTCAGATGATTCTTCAGGAATGTCTCTCGAGTAATTGGCTATATCTCGGGGTCCGCTTGTATAATAATGATCGAGCAGGTACGGAAAGTTTCTTTGGTGTTCATCCAGCCATAGAAAATCCATCCAATTACGAACTGCTGAATTTTGGCGGGGTAATTCCCCTGGAAAAATGCCGTTCCTGTCCCGATGTCCGACCAAATTGCGACTTGCTTGAGACATTTCATATGGCTGATATATGCATCCCCGTTGCTGCAACGTTCTCTCCCTAAAATTCCGTAGATTTGACATGAACTGCTTTCCCTGAGCATTTGGTTCCCATCCAGGATAGTTACTACAGAAACTGAAAAACGAACACAACTTGATGTGTGAGGATTCACAAGCAGCAAAAGAAACTTCAGAGAAAACCAACTTGAATGTAACATTTTCAGGATACCCACACAAAACCCCTCATTCGGTGACCCTTTCGTTTTTCTTACAAGGATTTGTATATTTCTTAAGTACAAGATTTGAATTcttagccaaatttcaaaaataaaaacaagttttaaaacttttcttcaatCCAAATTTTAGCTTGGTTGTGAAAACGTGGGTAAAAAgcaaataacaaaacaatatatttagaaGTGGTTGAGGTGTTTtgtaagcttaattttcaaacactaaaaattaaaaggctACGAAAGGGCCCCCACATACCTTGCTAATCTATAGCCAAAGCACATTCTATTTTGTTGGACACTCAGAATGAAAACAAGTTGAACaattgaaacaaagaaagtgCAAGAGATATTCatatcaaaagaataaatatcaGAACGAGCTCTCATTTTATCATTAacatattttcatcaaaatttatctaagCTGCCAAGTGCTAAAAGTAATAACGGGGTGTCAGAAACGCTTGCATCATAAATCAATAACGTGACATACGTAGAGttttacaacatgatctatccTAAATCCTAATTAACTCAAATGAAGATTTCAAGCTGGCCTCATTTCAAAAGTTGAGATTGTAAAGGAAGGCTGCCCATACAAGACTACCTTCTCTACAAAGTCATGGAAATGCAGTGGACATTATTGCAGGTATTTATTTGAATCAGAAGAGTTGAAGAAATATTCCcaagaatcaaattttaaataagaaacaatCAGAACAAGCAACGGCCACATAGATGTCCAGAAAAGTTGATGATCATAATACATACCTCAAGAATGATTTCTCCATTTTACCCTGGGAGCTTCTCTCTGCACCTGGCGCATTATGTGGTGACCCATAACTGCTATTTCCATGTTTTTGGAAGTTAAAGGCACTGAAACTGCAAAAGACAAGGAAACACCCAAAATGGatttgaagaaataataataataataagttcaTACCAGAAGTCATATCACGTTTCTGATAGACAAACAATCATTAATGTAGGAAGTGTCAGGGGAAAGGGCTAATGCATTGCATAGCTAATGCTGAGAATGAGATGCAGAATTTAACAGGGTTAATAACTGACGGATAAAGTGTATTTAAATGAGCTAAGAAgcacaaatacaaatacaaaacacGGGCATGAATACAGCGACATGccattgtttaaaaaagtCTAGGGCACGGTACACAAGGACACATTTATTGaactatacatttttaaaaatatatcactttTATGCCAGAAAAAAATCTAAGCTCGATGCATGTTCGctatatttcatattaaaaatttttattattattttcatttaggTGTCTTTGTAGTTTACTCAACAAGTGTTCTATGCATGCCTAACACATATGCTACACTAACAAGTGGTCAATACGTGTCCAACAAGTGTCAAAGAGTCTTAGAACAACAAACGGACATGCTGGCCAAACTAAAATGTCTGTGCTGCTTTAAATACATAGGAAGCCCTAAGAGGAGGGTGGGGGTACTTATGCTTTACTTATGCTTACGTTTTGGTGGTTTGGTTTAGGAAGAGAGGGAACTCTTTGAATTTCCCCCAGGCTTTACTTCTCTGAACTCTTTTGAATCTCATTTGACTCTTTCATGCAGAAACAGATAAGTGTAAGGAAAAAGTAAAGACCACGataatttgaagaaacatAATAACCTGCAAACATGACCAACACCTTCAATATGGACTGTGAAGTCTGCAATAAACTGCAAAATGTCATCCACCCTCtgcatatataaaattatcagTGACTCGAAGACATTGACCACACTAAAATGAGATGAGATGAAATCTCTAAAAGCTGCCAACCTCTGGAACAACATACACAAGCAAGAATGGGGTAAGGAAAATGGAGACCATCTCCTCAAGTAACATCATTCCTGTATACTGCATCAGAAAAGGGTCCATAAGAGGCAAGGAGAAGATTGCAACCTTGAtgacaataacaaaaaacaagaagagaaaagaagaggaacTACGTATTTCAAACATATGAAAGCAAAAAgcattaagaaaattaatgactTATAATACCTCAGCATATTCAAAAGGGCTGAGAATCCTCTCCCAAATTCCCCAATTAGGAAAACACCACAAAATTCTTCACTCCTTCACTCTCAACCCACactcctatttataaccaaaaaaaaccctaaaaaactTACTAACTAATTACTATTTTGTTCCTTCTAATACCCATTCTAATATTCTACTAAAAACCTACTATTTCAATAACTAGGACCCTTAAACTATATTACAACATCCTCATTCATTGACAAACAACATCCAAAACGAAAATCCAGTTTTATTGGCTTACCATTTTCGAAGTGAATCCATAAGATGATAactaacaataaataaatatgaaaataaatgatttaagAGGAAGTGGGGCTTAGATTGTGAATTAGTAAGGGCAGCCCACTTTGATGGCTAAGTCACGTGACGTAAGAGAGTCTAAGACAAGAGGAATTTAGAGAATATGAGTAGGAAAGCAGGTGTGCTTGCGTGAACTGAGGTGGTTGAGTCTGAAAGACAAGGAGGAGCTCTCTAACCTTCCTTGAATCATACTCACTTTGTTGATTCGTAATATTAGCTTAAATACACACCAGCCACACAGAGAATGAGATAAAATGTTAGCTAATTTACCTGAAAAAGGGTTTCAAATTCTAGTCGAACAAGCTCAGAATTTTCTTTGCCACGCCATCTTTTCGGCATATAATGAGTATGCTGGACAACCATGGACATTGCCCCCTCAGGATCTAAAACTAAGATCTCATCTGTAACTGCAGCCCGACTAATCGCAGTTATAGTTCCAAAAACAGCAGCGTACCAGAGGAGGTTGCGGCCAAAAATCTGAATGGTAAGAGAATGTATTTAGATTAAAGTACACAGTGAACAATAGGTTAATGGGctaggagaaaatgaaatatatattacatggCCCTCCAGTAAAGATTCGTCCAGAAAAGCAATGATAATCAGAATAGCAGCAAAGCCACCAAAGACAAATGAGATGAACTTTGCAATTATCGAAATAATGGGAGATGGAAATTGCTTTAGATACTCTGAAGCATGAAGCACACTGCTATTGATCCTGTGCTTGAACAAATGCATAACCTGCCAAAACATAGAATGCAATAACAATTCTATATGAAACAGTTTTTAAGAACAATGAAAAATCTATGTTATTACATAAACATTATCTGTCACACATGACACATTACAACctaaatctttcttttttgttatgtcATAATCATTATCTTCCACAAGTTACAGCCAACATTTATTCAGCACAACTTTTTACAAACAGCTAGCAAATAGAATAATTGAGCATTTGGATAAAGGgataaattttacttcatttaaACCCAAAGAGTCATTATACCTCATTATATTCCCTAAATATCCACTTCGACAAATTTGACCACCTTCGAGATGATGCTGTACTTGGGTGGTTATAGAACTGTTCAGCGTGTCTTAGAAAGAGGTAGACCAACATGAATATGACCAGAAACGGAGAAAGCAGGAGCATTACTACTCCAACTACCCTAAGCCTTTTCTTCAATGTTCTAGGGTTGGATATGAACTCCCTTCTGACGCAGTAATTACTGAAACAGTAATATGCTTAAGTCAGCAGATATTCTACATAGCAAGCagaaaaactttaaatcttTGATATTTAAGACACCCCCGTTgggttttctcttttcctttctttagtattatttacaaaaaaaggGTTGCAAGCTTACATTAATACAAGCTTTAGATCTTAAAAGCTGTATATAGTAGACATACTTACATTTAACAGGGCGAAGGTGAGAGATAACATTATACTTTCTGTCAAGTAGATCATACATACACATGGTAATTACCACAAAATATGTCTCCCTTCTTAATGTTTGATCCATCTAAGACCTAGCTGAAgccattttctaaataatagAGAGAATAATTACAGCAACAAACATACCGATCAAACATGCTCTGTAGTATACACCAATTCAAGGTCCATTCAAGACTCTTTGTCAATGTTAATCGGTAATGATTTCCAGAAGAGTCAAATTTCACAGCTGGGCCAGCACCTGGGACCCATTTCGGAATTGGAAAAGCAAGTACTCCTTTGTTAAGCATCCCAATCAGATAGTTCTCTTTCCGCATCAAGCGCATGACCACATCATGAGCAGAAAGATCCTTAGTCACACAGAGTTGACAAGTACTTTGCAGCTCAACAACCTTCTCAAGAATTGTCGCCCATGGCAtagttttgatttcattgtCAGATATGTGAAGACTTcacaggaaaaaaaacaagagacTGAATTATTATGAATCTAAGATCTCTTGTAAACGGTAGCtcataataaagtaataaacAGACgaaagaaagattttaaaagCTATAACGAGGGAAATAGTAAGGAGAAAGGAGTTATAAAGTCGGGGGAGTTGTGAACTCCTAGACCCCACAGTGTAAGGATGTTTTTTTAGTGGTGGGACCTACAAACTCCTTGGGCCAAACAAGGAGTGGAGTTCATAACTTCATTCTACTCCTACTTCCAAAATCCTTGGTCAAGCACACTCTAAATGTTTTCAGAACTCAATGACAAAGTTGTACAAACATTCAGAACAAATCTTGTGTGTGTtcttaaaggaaaaaaaaatatcattaggGTAACGAGAAGATGCTAATACTCAAGGATAcaagaaaacagaaacaaagcaaaaaaacagcaaaacttagaaataaaaatcattaaactaattgaaaaacaaacttagAAACAAAAACGTAAACCTAAGGTTGTTTAAAAGCATTAAATCAATTCATAAGGTTTGTTCAACGAACCTGTTGTAATAGAAGTGACGGATTCCTAAAATGTCCTTCAGCTGTgcaaaaaacctaaaaaagcaaaagatccaataaacagaaaataTGCCTAAATATCCAATGATGATAGCTTTTGAAACTGTCATATGGTGCAAGGGGTGCTCGTGAAGAGCTTCCTTGGCAAGATCACATGGTTTAGTTCCAGATTCCACTGCATCCATCCCACACTTGGCATTGCGGAGACCATTCCAATCAACAAATAGTAAGAAAAATGCTGAGAAACATATGGTAAAGCCAAGACTCAGAAGCTCTACTATCCACTTCGTAATGATGCACCAAAGCCCTTTGTCACAGTAATAGCTATAAAGCCTTTCAAAAAATAGGTCCAAGTCAGCAATTGGTTCCACATTCAAACGCTCCCCATCAAGAAGCCCAGTAGGGCTCTCACTACCAGGATTTGGCACTCTTCCAAAGGTAGATAGTTCAATCTCTGGTGGCACATCCTTAAGCAAAGCAGATGTTAAAGATGATTCACC of the Cucumis sativus cultivar 9930 chromosome 3, Cucumber_9930_V3, whole genome shotgun sequence genome contains:
- the LOC101215716 gene encoding autophagy-related protein 9 isoform X1, with the translated sequence MMLSGTGGADNVGIFRWKSHGESSLTSALLKDVPPEIELSTFGRVPNPGSESPTGLLDGERLNVEPIADLDLFFERLYSYYCDKGLWCIITKWIVELLSLGFTICFSAFFLLFVDWNGLRNAKCGMDAVESGTKPCDLAKEALHEHPLHHMTVSKAIIIGYLGIFSVYWIFCFFRFFAQLKDILGIRHFYYNSLHISDNEIKTMPWATILEKVVELQSTCQLCVTKDLSAHDVVMRLMRKENYLIGMLNKGVLAFPIPKWVPGAGPAVKFDSSGNHYRLTLTKSLEWTLNWCILQSMFDRNYCVRREFISNPRTLKKRLRVVGVVMLLLSPFLVIFMLVYLFLRHAEQFYNHPSTASSRRWSNLSKWIFREYNEVMHLFKHRINSSVLHASEYLKQFPSPIISIIAKFISFVFGGFAAILIIIAFLDESLLEGHIFGRNLLWYAAVFGTITAISRAAVTDEILVLDPEGAMSMVVQHTHYMPKRWRGKENSELVRLEFETLFQYTGMMLLEEMVSIFLTPFLLVGWMTFCSLLQTSQSILKSQMRFKRVQRSKAWGKFKEFPLFLNQTTKTFSAFNFQKHGNSSYGSPHNAPGAERSSQGKMEKSFLSFCSNYPGWEPNAQGKQFMSNLRNFRERTLQQRGCIYQPYEMSQASRNLVGHRDRNGIFPGELPRQNSAVRNWMDFLWLDEHQRNFPYLLDHYYTSGPRDIANYSRDIPEESSELMELNSSVYWIPPYIAQRKERYEDFWKEDHLVDRSQTHLGASTSATHLGASTSATHLGASTASPIIGESIFHHQESTSANSGGTKTRWWDRNIVSRELPQTSFMDPPNFNRYTTTMKSQYDNVSERSSEEQQHMEWSDFGKLSRPTYLEDIETGELDLHFGDVYSRTPETPKPEPTSFE
- the LOC101215716 gene encoding autophagy-related protein 9 isoform X2, which encodes MMLSGTGGADNVGIFRWKSHGESSLTSALLKDVPPEIELSTFGRVPNPGSESPTGLLDGERLNVEPIADLDLFFERLYSYYCDKGLWCIITKWIVELLSLGFTICFSAFFLLFVDWNGLRNAKCGMDAVESGTKPCDLAKEALHEHPLHHMTVSKAIIIGYLGIFSVYWIFCFFRFFAQLKDILGIRHFYYNSLHISDNEIKTMPWATILEKVVELQSTCQLCVTKDLSAHDVVMRLMRKENYLIGMLNKGVLAFPIPKWVPGAGPAVKFDSSGNHYRLTLTKSLEWTLNWCILQSMFDRNYCVRREFISNPRTLKKRLRVVGVVMLLLSPFLVIFMLVYLFLRHAEQFYNHPSTASSRRWSNLSKWIFREYNEVMHLFKHRINSSVLHASEYLKQFPSPIISIIAKFISFVFGGFAAILIIIAFLDESLLEGHIFGRNLLWYAAVFGTITAISRAAVTDEILVLDPEGAMSMVVQHTHYMPKRWRGKENSELVRLEFETLFQYTGMMLLEEMVSIFLTPFLLVYVVPERVDDILQFIADFTVHIEGVGHVCSFSAFNFQKHGNSSYGSPHNAPGAERSSQGKMEKSFLSFCSNYPGWEPNAQGKQFMSNLRNFRERTLQQRGCIYQPYEMSQASRNLVGHRDRNGIFPGELPRQNSAVRNWMDFLWLDEHQRNFPYLLDHYYTSGPRDIANYSRDIPEESSELMELNSSVYWIPPYIAQRKERYEDFWKEDHLVDRSQTHLGASTSATHLGASTSATHLGASTASPIIGESIFHHQESTSANSGGTKTRWWDRNIVSRELPQTSFMDPPNFNRYTTTMKSQYDNVSERSSEEQQHMEWSDFGKLSRPTYLEDIETGELDLHFGDVYSRTPETPKPEPTSFE